A portion of the Manihot esculenta cultivar AM560-2 chromosome 2, M.esculenta_v8, whole genome shotgun sequence genome contains these proteins:
- the LOC110604865 gene encoding uncharacterized protein LOC110604865 — translation MFLHRCQCEGEDANDESSSTSRVVVFASGAAAPSSSDWMIRYFWWKKISGFFQTREIGGVSQIYPEHLLLAGKAIGSRGSHDAGFSVMLLVAMALAVLIMGLLFDKAGIVMFLETGFLSGFLDLQRCHDG, via the exons ATGTTTCTTCATCGTTGTCAATGCGAAGGCGAAGATGCAAATGACGAGTCATCATCCACATCGCGGGTTGTTGTCTTTGCTTCCGGTGCTGCTGCCCCTTCTTCTTCTGATTGGATGATCAG ATATTTCTGGTGGAAAAAGATTTCGGGCTTCTTCCAAACCAGAGAAATTGGTGGAGTTTCGCAAATTTACCCTGAACATCTGCTGTTGGCTGGGAAAGCTATAGGCTCTAG GGGAAGCCATGATGCTGGATTCTCGGTGATGCTCCTGGTTGCCATGGCTCTTGCTGTGCTCATCATGGGTTTGCTTTTTGACAAGGCTGGCATTGTGATGTTCTTGGAGACCGGTTTCCTCAGTGGGTTTCTGGATTTGCAACGATGCCATGATGGTTGA